In a genomic window of Pseudomonas putida:
- a CDS encoding NAD(P)/FAD-dependent oxidoreductase, whose protein sequence is MTQRPHSYYTATLNQDTDYPTLQGQHQVDVVIIGGGFTGVATAVELTEKGLKVAIVESHKIGWGASGRNGGQVTSSLSGDEAMRKQMHKSLGTEVNNFIWRLRWRGQEIIQARVAKYGIDCDLKHGHLHAAMKPAHLDELRSFHDEAQRRGLGDSVTLLDRAGVRAHLASDQYLGALKNTRNLHLHPLNLCIGEARAAESLGVLIFEHSQVLEIVHGDRPAVVTAQGRLNARQVMLAGDVYHKLEPKQLKGKIFPAMGGIVTTAPLGELARQLNPQDLAVYDCRFVLDYYRMTADGRLLFGGGANYSGRDSRDIAGELRPCIERTFPQLKGVDIEFQWSCAMGIVVNRIPQLGKLSDNVWYCQGYSGHGIATSHIMGEIMAEAITGSLGHFDTFAACKHIKVPMGDLFGNPMLAAGMWYYQMLEKLR, encoded by the coding sequence ATGACCCAACGCCCCCACTCCTACTACACCGCCACCCTCAACCAGGACACCGACTACCCCACCCTGCAAGGCCAGCACCAGGTTGACGTGGTGATCATCGGCGGCGGTTTCACCGGCGTCGCCACGGCCGTGGAACTGACGGAAAAAGGCCTGAAAGTCGCCATCGTCGAAAGCCACAAGATCGGCTGGGGTGCCAGCGGCCGTAACGGCGGCCAGGTCACCAGCAGCCTGTCTGGCGACGAGGCGATGCGCAAGCAGATGCACAAGTCCCTCGGCACGGAAGTGAACAACTTTATCTGGCGCCTGCGCTGGCGCGGTCAGGAGATTATCCAGGCCCGAGTCGCCAAATACGGCATCGACTGCGACCTCAAGCACGGCCATCTGCACGCGGCCATGAAACCTGCCCATCTGGACGAATTGCGCAGTTTCCATGACGAGGCCCAGCGTCGTGGCCTTGGCGATAGCGTCACCCTGCTGGACCGCGCTGGCGTGCGCGCCCACCTGGCCAGCGACCAATACCTGGGTGCGTTGAAGAACACGCGCAACCTGCACCTGCACCCGCTCAACCTGTGCATCGGCGAGGCACGCGCGGCAGAAAGCCTCGGCGTGCTGATCTTCGAGCACTCCCAAGTGCTGGAGATCGTCCACGGTGATCGCCCCGCCGTCGTCACCGCGCAGGGCCGGCTCAACGCCAGGCAGGTGATGCTGGCCGGCGATGTCTACCACAAACTGGAACCCAAACAGCTCAAGGGCAAGATCTTCCCGGCCATGGGCGGTATCGTGACGACCGCGCCGTTGGGCGAGCTGGCCAGGCAGCTCAACCCGCAGGACCTGGCGGTCTACGACTGCCGTTTTGTCCTGGACTACTACCGGATGACCGCCGATGGCCGATTGCTGTTCGGTGGCGGCGCCAACTACTCCGGACGCGACTCGCGGGACATAGCCGGCGAACTGCGCCCTTGTATCGAACGAACGTTCCCACAGCTCAAGGGCGTGGACATCGAGTTCCAGTGGAGCTGTGCCATGGGCATCGTGGTCAATCGCATCCCCCAGCTCGGCAAGCTGTCGGACAACGTCTGGTACTGCCAGGGTTATTCGGGGCACGGTATCGCCACCAGCCACATCATGGGCGAGATCATGGCCGAAGCCATCACCGGCAGCCTTGGCCACTTCGACACCTTCGCCGCCTGCAAGCACATCAAGGTTCCCATGGGCGACCTCTTCGGCAACCCGATGCTGGCGGCCGGCATGTGGTACTACCAGATGCTGGAAAAACTGCGCTGA
- a CDS encoding gamma-glutamyl-gamma-aminobutyrate hydrolase family protein yields the protein MNDVSNPLVAVSACTKQLGLHPFHIVGDKYVRAVVEGAGALPLVVPALAALTDTQTLLASIDGLLLTGSPSNIEPRHYHGEPSAPGTLHDPARDASNLPLINAALQASVPLLAICRGFQELNVALGGSLHQCVHEVGRYADHREPTDQPVEVQYAARQALLVQPGGLLEAMGLPARMQVNSIHGQGIDRLAERLRVEALAPDGLIEAVSAIDARAFALGVQFHPEWQVRSHPHYLTIFQAFGAACRQRAAQR from the coding sequence ATCAACGATGTCTCGAATCCCCTTGTCGCGGTCAGCGCCTGCACTAAACAGTTGGGCCTGCACCCGTTCCATATCGTCGGAGACAAGTACGTCCGCGCGGTCGTCGAAGGCGCTGGAGCACTGCCGCTGGTGGTGCCGGCACTGGCCGCTCTGACCGATACTCAAACCCTGCTTGCGAGCATCGACGGCCTGTTGCTGACCGGCTCGCCGAGCAATATCGAACCCCGTCACTACCACGGCGAGCCCAGTGCGCCAGGCACCCTGCACGACCCGGCCCGTGACGCCAGCAACCTGCCGCTGATCAACGCGGCGCTGCAAGCCAGCGTGCCGTTGCTGGCGATCTGCCGTGGTTTTCAGGAACTCAACGTGGCGCTGGGCGGCAGTTTGCATCAGTGCGTACACGAAGTCGGCCGCTACGCCGATCATCGCGAGCCCACCGACCAGCCGGTAGAGGTGCAATACGCCGCCCGTCAGGCGCTGCTGGTGCAGCCCGGCGGCCTGCTTGAGGCGATGGGCCTGCCGGCCCGGATGCAGGTCAACTCGATCCATGGCCAGGGCATCGACCGTCTGGCCGAGCGTCTGCGTGTCGAAGCCCTGGCCCCGGACGGACTGATCGAAGCGGTGTCGGCAATCGATGCCCGGGCCTTCGCCCTCGGCGTGCAGTTTCACCCCGAGTGGCAGGTGCGCAGCCATCCCCACTACCTGACGATCTTCCAGGCCTTCGGCGCCGCCTGCCGTCAGCGCGCCGCACAGCGCTGA
- a CDS encoding aldehyde dehydrogenase encodes MSLSLAAWEQRAKTLHIETRAFINGQYTAAQSGETFDCISPIDGRLLGKVSSCDLADAELAVNNARATFDSGVWSRLAPIERKAVMIRFAELIDTHGEELALLETLDMGKPISDSLSVDVPGASRAIRWNGEAIDKIYDEVAATSHDQLGLITREPIGVVAAIVPWNFPLLMTCWKLGPALATGNSVILKPSEKSPLTALRLARLAIEAGIPAGVFNVLPGFGHTVGKALALHMDVDTLVFTGSTRIAKQLMIYAGESNMKRVWLEAGGKSPNIVFADAPDLQAAAEAAASAIAFNQGEVCTAGSRLLVERSIKDRFLPLVVEAIKAWKPGHPLDPATRVGALVDAQHLNTVLSHIQAGHTDGAKLVAGGRRTLEETGGLYVEPTIFDGVHNAMRIAREEIFGPVLSVIDFNDVEEAVSIANDTDYGLAAAVWTSNLSRAHQVAKALRAGSVWINQYDGGDMTAPFGGFKQSGNGRDKSLHAFDKYTELKATWIKL; translated from the coding sequence ATGAGTCTTTCCCTTGCTGCCTGGGAACAACGCGCCAAGACTTTGCACATCGAAACCCGCGCCTTCATCAACGGCCAGTACACCGCAGCCCAGTCCGGTGAAACCTTCGATTGCATCAGCCCGATCGATGGCCGCCTGCTGGGCAAGGTCTCCAGCTGCGACCTGGCCGACGCCGAGTTGGCCGTGAACAATGCCCGCGCCACGTTCGACTCCGGCGTGTGGTCACGCCTGGCGCCAATCGAGCGCAAGGCCGTGATGATCCGTTTCGCCGAGCTGATCGACACCCACGGCGAAGAGCTTGCCTTGCTGGAAACCCTGGACATGGGCAAGCCCATCAGCGACTCGCTGAGCGTTGATGTTCCGGGGGCTTCACGGGCAATCCGCTGGAACGGCGAAGCCATCGACAAGATCTACGACGAAGTGGCCGCCACCAGCCACGACCAATTGGGCTTGATTACCCGTGAACCGATTGGCGTGGTCGCGGCCATCGTGCCGTGGAACTTCCCGTTGCTGATGACCTGCTGGAAGCTGGGCCCGGCGCTGGCCACCGGCAACTCAGTGATCCTCAAGCCGTCTGAAAAGTCGCCACTGACCGCCCTGCGCCTGGCCCGATTGGCCATCGAGGCCGGCATTCCCGCTGGCGTGTTCAATGTGTTGCCGGGCTTCGGTCATACCGTCGGCAAGGCCCTGGCCCTGCACATGGACGTCGACACGTTGGTATTCACCGGCTCCACCCGGATCGCCAAGCAGCTGATGATCTACGCTGGCGAATCGAATATGAAGCGCGTCTGGCTGGAAGCCGGCGGCAAGAGCCCGAACATCGTCTTCGCCGACGCGCCCGACCTGCAGGCCGCCGCCGAGGCTGCCGCCAGCGCCATCGCCTTCAACCAGGGCGAGGTCTGCACCGCCGGTTCGCGCCTGCTCGTGGAGCGTTCGATCAAGGACAGGTTCCTACCGCTGGTGGTCGAGGCGATCAAGGCCTGGAAGCCGGGCCACCCGCTGGACCCGGCAACCCGGGTCGGCGCCCTGGTGGATGCCCAGCACCTGAACACCGTGTTGAGCCATATTCAGGCTGGGCATACCGACGGCGCCAAACTGGTGGCCGGCGGCAGGCGCACACTGGAAGAAACGGGAGGCCTTTACGTAGAGCCGACCATCTTCGACGGCGTCCACAATGCGATGAGGATTGCACGGGAAGAGATCTTCGGCCCGGTACTGTCGGTCATCGATTTCAATGATGTCGAAGAGGCCGTAAGCATCGCCAACGACACTGACTACGGCCTGGCCGCAGCGGTCTGGACCAGCAACCTGTCGAGGGCGCACCAGGTCGCCAAGGCGCTGCGCGCAGGCAGCGTCTGGATAAACCAGTACGACGGCGGCGACATGACCGCGCCATTCGGGGGCTTCAAACAGTCGGGCAACGGGCGTGACAAGTCGCTCCACGCCTTCGACAAATACACCGAGCTCAAAGCCACGTGGATCAAACTCTGA
- a CDS encoding 2-keto-4-pentenoate hydratase, protein MSVVAQVAASLIRGWREGRQQPLPAVELASEDEAYAVQQQVADALGWFASGPPAAWKLGGAPGGLISTAGVPASAVHPSGWQVPPGDAFGFGIEGELIVRLSRDLDEHTDLAMAYAAVDAWMPGIELCGTRWLQGDQAAPLLRLADQQLNRALVLGAPQTLEKIPDWSKQQVALRVDGKPEFVGVGSHPFGEPLSSLPWLARHAAALGSPLRAGDLVACGSWTGIYWASAGMQVEVEFAGIGRVGLSTCTGR, encoded by the coding sequence GTGAGCGTGGTCGCGCAGGTGGCCGCCAGCCTGATTCGTGGTTGGCGTGAGGGGCGCCAGCAACCGTTGCCAGCCGTGGAACTGGCGAGCGAAGACGAAGCCTATGCGGTGCAGCAGCAGGTAGCGGATGCCCTCGGCTGGTTCGCCTCCGGGCCGCCGGCGGCCTGGAAACTGGGCGGCGCTCCGGGAGGATTGATCAGCACCGCCGGGGTACCGGCATCGGCGGTACACCCGTCGGGTTGGCAGGTTCCGCCGGGCGATGCCTTCGGTTTCGGGATCGAGGGAGAACTGATCGTGCGCCTGTCGCGTGACCTCGACGAGCACACTGATTTGGCCATGGCCTATGCGGCGGTCGATGCGTGGATGCCGGGCATCGAACTGTGTGGCACGCGCTGGCTGCAGGGCGATCAGGCCGCGCCACTGCTTCGGCTGGCCGACCAGCAACTCAACCGCGCGCTGGTACTCGGTGCACCGCAAACACTGGAAAAAATACCGGATTGGTCAAAACAACAGGTGGCGTTGCGGGTGGACGGGAAGCCTGAGTTCGTCGGTGTTGGCAGCCATCCATTCGGTGAGCCGCTGAGTTCGCTGCCGTGGCTGGCACGTCACGCCGCGGCACTGGGCAGCCCCTTGCGGGCCGGTGATCTGGTGGCTTGTGGGAGCTGGACCGGCATCTACTGGGCGTCGGCCGGGATGCAGGTGGAAGTCGAGTTTGCGGGAATAGGGAGGGTTGGCTTGTCGACTTGCACTGGCCGGTAG
- the hydA gene encoding dihydropyrimidinase, translated as MQAFDTVIRNARVVTAADTFTSDIGIRDGRIVSLGLDLPQGVREIDAAGRHVTPGGIDSHVHFDQPTGDGSVMADDFFSGTVSAACGGTTTVIPFACQQKGESLRAAVDDYHRRAGNKPVIDYAFHLIVTDPTPQVLREELPALIAEGYTSFKIYMTYDALKLGDREILETLSVARREGAMVMLHAENSDCIAWLTERLLAAGLTAPRYHATSRPMLVEREATHRAIALAELVDVPILIVHVSGREAVEQIRWAQSQGLKVYAETCPQYLFLTADSLGCDDSFEGAKCICSPPPRDAANQQVIWDGLENGAFEIFSSDHAPFRFDGPDGKKAHGEAVSFDQIANGIPGVETRMALLWSEGVRRGRITPQSFVALTSTNAARMYGLYPRKGSIAVGADADLVIWNEGEPVHLNNEMLHHNVDYTPYAGMTLSAWPAMTMSRGEVVWDGEPRGEAGRGRFLPCERPAPAQVRRRKTELPL; from the coding sequence ATGCAAGCTTTCGATACAGTGATTCGCAACGCCCGGGTGGTCACCGCCGCGGACACGTTCACCAGTGACATCGGTATTCGTGACGGGCGCATCGTCTCCCTTGGCCTGGACCTGCCGCAAGGTGTCCGGGAAATCGACGCGGCAGGCCGGCATGTCACCCCCGGTGGTATCGACAGCCACGTGCACTTCGACCAGCCGACGGGAGACGGCTCGGTGATGGCCGATGACTTTTTCAGCGGCACGGTGTCGGCGGCCTGCGGCGGCACCACCACCGTCATCCCGTTCGCCTGCCAGCAGAAGGGCGAAAGCCTGCGCGCTGCCGTCGACGACTACCATCGCCGGGCGGGCAACAAGCCGGTGATCGACTATGCCTTCCACCTGATCGTCACCGACCCCACCCCGCAGGTGCTGCGTGAAGAACTGCCGGCCCTGATTGCCGAAGGCTACACATCGTTCAAGATCTACATGACCTACGATGCGCTGAAGCTGGGTGACCGGGAGATCCTCGAGACGTTGTCGGTTGCGCGCCGTGAGGGTGCCATGGTCATGCTCCACGCCGAGAACAGCGATTGCATCGCCTGGCTGACCGAGCGGCTGCTGGCGGCCGGGCTGACGGCGCCGCGCTACCACGCCACGTCGCGACCGATGCTGGTGGAGCGCGAAGCGACCCATCGTGCCATCGCCCTTGCCGAGCTGGTGGACGTGCCGATCCTGATCGTGCACGTGTCGGGGCGCGAGGCCGTGGAGCAGATTCGCTGGGCGCAGAGCCAGGGGTTGAAGGTGTACGCCGAAACCTGCCCGCAGTACCTGTTCCTGACCGCCGATTCGCTGGGGTGTGACGACAGCTTCGAAGGGGCCAAGTGCATCTGCAGCCCGCCGCCGCGCGATGCGGCCAACCAGCAGGTGATCTGGGATGGCCTGGAGAATGGCGCGTTCGAGATTTTCTCGTCCGACCACGCCCCCTTTCGCTTCGATGGCCCCGATGGCAAGAAGGCCCACGGCGAAGCGGTGTCGTTCGACCAGATCGCCAACGGCATTCCCGGCGTCGAAACCCGCATGGCACTGCTCTGGTCCGAAGGCGTGCGCCGTGGACGCATCACCCCGCAAAGCTTCGTTGCGTTGACCTCCACCAATGCCGCCCGGATGTATGGGCTGTACCCGCGCAAGGGCAGCATCGCTGTGGGTGCCGATGCCGATCTGGTGATCTGGAACGAGGGTGAACCGGTGCACCTGAACAACGAAATGCTGCACCACAACGTCGATTACACGCCTTACGCCGGCATGACGCTGAGCGCCTGGCCGGCCATGACTATGTCTCGCGGTGAAGTGGTGTGGGACGGCGAGCCGCGCGGTGAGGCGGGGCGCGGCCGGTTTCTGCCGTGCGAGCGCCCGGCGCCTGCGCAAGTGCGCCGACGCAAGACTGAGTTGCCATTGTGA
- a CDS encoding allantoinase PuuE has protein sequence MVSPARDLVGYGRKRPQGTWPNGARLAISLVINYEEGSERSLAMGDPDQESMTEWGSYSIPDGTRNLAMESMYEYGSRVGIWRILDILDQQSVRATFHACAVAFEQNPDVARAAVAGGHEICSHGYRWEEVFRLTEEQEREHMRLAIESFERTCGKRPVGWYCRYGASVNTRRLVAEEGGFLYDSDAYNDDVPYFVEVEGKRHLVVPYTADVNDFRYWNSPGLSQASDFFEYMKESFEVLYEESAEGPRMMSIGLHPRMVGRPGRVRAIKQFIEYAKQHGGVWFATREEIARAWLERT, from the coding sequence ATGGTTTCACCTGCACGCGATTTAGTGGGTTACGGCAGAAAACGCCCGCAAGGTACCTGGCCCAATGGCGCACGATTGGCCATCAGCCTGGTGATCAACTACGAAGAGGGCTCCGAACGCTCACTGGCCATGGGCGACCCGGACCAGGAGTCCATGACCGAATGGGGTAGCTATTCCATCCCCGACGGCACGCGCAATCTGGCGATGGAGTCCATGTACGAGTACGGCTCGCGCGTGGGGATCTGGCGAATTCTGGATATTCTCGACCAGCAATCGGTACGGGCGACGTTTCATGCGTGCGCCGTGGCCTTCGAGCAGAACCCTGATGTTGCGCGCGCTGCGGTGGCCGGTGGTCATGAAATTTGCAGCCACGGTTATCGCTGGGAGGAAGTGTTTCGCCTGACGGAAGAACAGGAACGTGAACACATGCGCCTGGCCATCGAGTCATTCGAGCGCACCTGTGGCAAGCGTCCGGTTGGCTGGTATTGCCGTTATGGTGCCAGCGTCAATACCCGCCGTCTGGTTGCCGAGGAGGGTGGTTTCCTCTACGACTCCGATGCCTATAACGACGATGTTCCCTACTTCGTCGAGGTCGAGGGCAAGCGTCACCTCGTGGTGCCTTACACCGCCGACGTGAACGATTTCCGCTACTGGAACTCTCCGGGGCTGTCCCAGGCATCGGACTTCTTCGAGTACATGAAAGAAAGCTTCGAGGTTCTTTATGAGGAGTCGGCTGAAGGTCCTCGGATGATGTCGATCGGGCTGCACCCACGCATGGTGGGTCGTCCCGGGCGGGTCAGGGCGATCAAGCAATTCATCGAATATGCCAAGCAGCATGGCGGTGTCTGGTTTGCGACGCGCGAGGAAATCGCCCGTGCCTGGCTTGAGCGAACTTGA
- a CDS encoding MurR/RpiR family transcriptional regulator: MALPETLAELRDCIAAQHENLTGRLRDAARFLIDNPHEIALNTVAELGKRSSIAPAAYIRLAQALGFAGFKDLQRLFRAPLQQAADSQSERSERIRHYGGETLLEDPSDVGAILREFSQANIVSLEHLAEGGEQANIEAAIAHLQVARTTFVIGMRRAFPVAAYLSYALSRVGRRTVHISGAGGTLPEQVSAIAEDDLLIAVSFPPYANDTVEACRQARQAGVTLVAITDSVLSPIGQMADTVIEVNDAELLGFRSLTASFCIAQSLAMGLAFSEWQSDSTFSHDRLKDIDC, from the coding sequence ATGGCCTTACCTGAAACCCTTGCAGAGCTGCGTGACTGTATCGCCGCCCAGCACGAAAACCTGACCGGTCGCTTGCGTGATGCTGCCCGATTTTTGATCGACAACCCGCATGAGATTGCGCTCAACACGGTCGCCGAACTGGGCAAGCGTTCGAGTATCGCGCCTGCCGCTTATATACGGCTGGCCCAGGCCCTGGGCTTTGCAGGTTTCAAGGATTTGCAGCGGCTGTTCCGTGCACCGCTGCAACAGGCTGCCGACTCTCAGAGCGAACGCAGCGAACGCATTCGGCACTACGGCGGTGAGACGTTGCTGGAAGACCCGAGCGACGTCGGCGCGATTCTGCGGGAGTTCAGCCAGGCCAATATCGTCTCCCTGGAACACCTGGCCGAAGGCGGTGAGCAGGCCAATATCGAAGCGGCCATCGCCCATCTGCAAGTGGCGCGTACCACCTTCGTCATTGGCATGCGTCGCGCCTTTCCGGTGGCGGCGTATCTGAGCTACGCGTTGAGTCGCGTGGGCCGTCGAACCGTGCACATCAGCGGTGCGGGCGGCACCTTGCCGGAGCAGGTCAGCGCCATAGCCGAGGATGATCTGTTGATAGCGGTCAGTTTTCCGCCATACGCCAACGACACCGTTGAGGCTTGCCGCCAGGCGCGCCAGGCGGGCGTGACGCTGGTGGCGATCACTGACAGCGTTCTGAGCCCTATCGGGCAAATGGCCGATACGGTGATTGAGGTCAACGACGCCGAACTGCTGGGCTTTCGTTCGCTTACCGCCTCGTTCTGCATTGCGCAATCCCTGGCCATGGGGTTGGCCTTCAGCGAGTGGCAATCGGATAGCACCTTCAGCCATGACCGACTGAAAGATATCGACTGCTAG
- a CDS encoding cysteine desulfurase-like protein — MNPLDIDYVRKQFPGLADGYAYMDNSGGSMVLSTVAERVCDYMLNNSVQLGASYQPSVVAGERVMQARRSVMQLINAEHPEEVIMGGSTTHLLQILCRAIAPSIVPGDEIIVTNCDHEANIGPWVNLCESRGATLRVWQVNPDTCELELDDLQVLLNDNTRYVAMTHTSNILGSVNPVAEVARRVHAVGAKLCVDAVAYAPHRLVDVQASGADFYVYSFYKTFGPHFAVLWGRRYLLLEMPSLNHFFIGKDVVPYKLQPGNVNYELSFGCIGITDYLLDVSTRLGAQGSERECMQAAFDAFEVQEDLLAERLLAFLRQREGVRIIGKAHTRNRVPTISFVVEGVQSEAIVRRVDEHRIGIRFGDFYARRLIEALGLDRFGGVVRVSLAHYNTLEEVDRLITALDQAIDALR, encoded by the coding sequence GTGAATCCTCTCGATATCGATTACGTTCGCAAGCAATTTCCAGGTCTGGCCGATGGTTATGCCTACATGGATAACTCCGGTGGTTCGATGGTGCTGAGCACCGTGGCTGAGCGGGTCTGTGATTACATGCTCAACAACAGTGTGCAACTGGGCGCTTCCTACCAGCCTTCGGTTGTCGCTGGCGAGCGCGTGATGCAGGCACGTCGCTCGGTCATGCAGTTGATCAACGCGGAGCATCCCGAAGAAGTGATCATGGGCGGCTCGACCACCCACTTGTTGCAGATCCTCTGTCGCGCCATCGCCCCGTCGATCGTCCCGGGCGATGAGATCATCGTCACCAACTGCGACCACGAGGCGAACATCGGTCCGTGGGTCAACTTGTGCGAAAGCCGTGGCGCGACCTTGCGGGTGTGGCAGGTCAATCCCGACACCTGTGAGCTCGAACTGGATGACCTGCAGGTGTTGCTCAATGACAACACCCGCTATGTGGCGATGACCCATACCTCGAATATTCTCGGCTCGGTCAACCCGGTCGCCGAAGTGGCGCGACGTGTCCATGCGGTGGGCGCCAAGCTGTGCGTGGACGCCGTCGCCTATGCGCCACATCGCCTGGTGGATGTGCAGGCCAGCGGTGCCGATTTCTACGTCTACAGCTTCTACAAGACCTTCGGCCCGCACTTCGCCGTGTTGTGGGGACGACGCTACCTGCTGCTGGAGATGCCGAGCCTGAACCACTTCTTCATCGGCAAGGACGTGGTGCCTTATAAATTGCAGCCGGGCAACGTGAATTACGAGTTGTCGTTCGGTTGCATCGGCATCACCGACTATCTGCTCGACGTCAGCACCCGGCTTGGCGCCCAGGGCAGCGAGCGCGAGTGCATGCAGGCGGCGTTCGATGCCTTCGAGGTGCAGGAAGATTTGCTCGCCGAGCGTCTGCTGGCATTTTTGCGCCAGCGCGAGGGCGTGCGGATCATTGGCAAGGCACATACCCGCAACCGGGTGCCAACGATCAGTTTCGTGGTGGAGGGCGTTCAGTCGGAGGCTATCGTGCGCAGGGTCGATGAGCACCGGATCGGCATTCGCTTTGGTGACTTCTATGCGCGGCGACTTATCGAAGCCCTTGGGCTCGACCGGTTTGGCGGGGTAGTGCGGGTGTCGCTGGCGCATTACAACACGCTGGAAGAAGTCGACCGCCTCATCACGGCGCTGGACCAGGCAATCGATGCATTGCGTTGA
- a CDS encoding amino acid ABC transporter ATP-binding protein, with amino-acid sequence MSTLIDIEKLDKYYGNFKALSDINLQVEEGEVVVILGPSGSGKSTLIRCINLLEDYQQGHIRVAGERVENGPRLAAIRSEVGMVFQSFNLYPHLTVLDNVSLAPIRVRGLSRRDAHARARELLVKVGMGDHAHKYPSQLSGGQQQRVAIARTMAMEPRAILFDEPTSALDPEMVGEVLDVMQNLARSGVTMVVVTHEMGFARRVADRVIFMESGRIVEQNIPEPFFTAPQETRTKAFLQAILHH; translated from the coding sequence ATGAGCACCTTGATCGACATCGAAAAGCTCGACAAGTACTACGGCAACTTCAAGGCGTTGAGCGATATCAATCTGCAGGTTGAAGAAGGTGAAGTGGTGGTCATTCTTGGCCCGTCGGGCTCGGGGAAATCGACCTTGATCCGCTGCATCAACCTGCTTGAAGACTACCAGCAAGGCCATATCCGCGTGGCCGGCGAGCGGGTTGAAAACGGCCCGCGCCTGGCCGCCATCCGCAGCGAAGTCGGCATGGTGTTCCAGAGTTTCAACCTCTATCCGCACCTCACTGTCCTCGACAACGTGTCGCTGGCGCCGATCCGGGTGCGGGGCTTGAGTCGGCGTGATGCCCATGCCCGGGCCAGGGAATTGTTGGTCAAGGTCGGCATGGGCGATCACGCGCACAAATACCCCAGCCAGTTGTCTGGCGGCCAGCAGCAGCGTGTCGCGATCGCTCGCACCATGGCCATGGAGCCTCGGGCGATTCTGTTCGATGAACCGACGTCCGCGCTGGACCCGGAAATGGTGGGCGAAGTGCTCGACGTCATGCAAAACCTTGCGCGCTCCGGTGTCACGATGGTCGTGGTCACCCATGAGATGGGCTTCGCCCGCCGGGTCGCCGACCGGGTGATCTTCATGGAAAGCGGACGCATTGTTGAGCAGAACATCCCCGAACCGTTTTTTACCGCGCCTCAAGAGACACGCACAAAAGCGTTCCTGCAGGCCATCCTGCATCATTGA
- a CDS encoding amino acid ABC transporter permease: MDLLQTFFNWNVLVESLPLMMRGLGVTILLGVVSIALGLVGGLLLALLRLYSYAPVRAFARIYIDIMRSIPLLVLLVLIYYALPFVGIRLSSFAAAASALSLVSCAYSAEIFRSGIEAIPRGQFEASASQGMSFFNTMRDVVLPQAVRIVMPPMTSNCINVMKDTALASVVAMPDLLKQATQAQALAANPTPLVGAALLYLLLLLPLVQMVSWIERRNASGGKTA, from the coding sequence ATGGATCTTTTGCAGACATTTTTTAACTGGAATGTGCTCGTCGAGTCGCTTCCGCTGATGATGCGTGGTCTGGGCGTCACCATTTTGCTCGGGGTGGTGAGTATTGCCCTGGGCCTGGTGGGCGGGCTGTTGCTGGCGCTGTTGAGGTTGTACTCCTACGCACCCGTTCGAGCGTTCGCACGTATCTACATCGATATCATGCGTTCCATTCCGCTGCTGGTTTTGCTGGTACTGATCTATTACGCGCTGCCTTTTGTGGGGATTCGGCTGTCGTCCTTTGCCGCCGCCGCCAGTGCGCTCTCGCTGGTCTCCTGTGCCTACAGCGCAGAGATTTTCCGCTCGGGCATCGAGGCCATTCCCCGTGGCCAGTTCGAAGCCTCGGCCTCCCAGGGCATGAGCTTTTTCAACACCATGCGCGACGTCGTGCTGCCGCAGGCCGTTCGCATCGTCATGCCGCCCATGACCAGCAATTGCATCAACGTCATGAAGGACACGGCGCTCGCCTCGGTGGTGGCGATGCCTGACCTGCTCAAGCAGGCCACCCAGGCGCAGGCACTGGCTGCCAACCCGACACCGTTGGTAGGGGCTGCCTTGTTGTATCTGTTGCTGCTGTTGCCGTTGGTACAGATGGTCAGCTGGATTGAACGCCGTAACGCCTCGGGAGGAAAAACCGCATGA